A single Ptiloglossa arizonensis isolate GNS036 chromosome 2, iyPtiAriz1_principal, whole genome shotgun sequence DNA region contains:
- the LOC143155161 gene encoding uncharacterized protein LOC143155161 encodes MNILLILAVLVASAIAEAYEDKDYYQYRGPSAPLTNDGMVMDTPEVAHARATHLALHAETVARLRKAQNDYEMYGNNEMTYMPRTMNEPMVQKRQRQRTFAPLGRDGRVIDTPEVTAAKESHLAAHTRAASKASEFYELNVFDGRRNLVYLTPIRVTYKHTPSMGYRGPLAPLGSDGRVIDTPEVMRAREAHLKAHARAVALSTHNDVYY; translated from the exons ATGAATATATTGTTGA TCCTGGCTGTGTTAGTCGCGTCAGCCATTGCTGAAGCCTACGAAGACAAAGATTATTATCAATATCGGGGCCCATCAGCGCCACTCACGAACGATGGAATGGTCATGGACACACCGGAAGTGGCTCACGCGAGAGCAACTCACCTAGCGCTGCACGCGGAGACCGTGGCTAGATTGAGGAAGGCCCAAAACGATTACGAAATGTACGGTAACAACGAGATGACGTATATGCCTCGTACGATGAACGAGCCGATGGTGCAGAAACGTCAGCGTCAGAGAACATTTGCTCCATTAGGTCGCGATGGCCGCGTCATTGACACTCCTGAG GTGACTGCCGCGAAGGAGTCTCATTTAGCAGCGCATACGCGCGCAGCTTCGAAAGCATCCGAATTTTACGAACTAAACGTGTTCGATGGTCGAAGAAATTTGGTTTATTTAACACCGATTCGTGTCACTTACAAACACACACCATCGATGGGTTATCGGGGACCTCTAGCGCCATTGGGTTCCGATGGCCGTGTCATCGACACACCGGAAGTGATGAGGGCGCGCGAGGCGCACTTGAAGGCTCATGCTCGCGCTGTCGCGCTCTCTACGCACAACGATGTGTACTACTGA